In Bradyrhizobium erythrophlei, a single genomic region encodes these proteins:
- a CDS encoding 16S rRNA (uracil(1498)-N(3))-methyltransferase: MPSHDFRRPRLFVDTALESGITVTLERDQSNYLGNVLRLAAGDSVLVFNGRDGEWQAAISGRKRPDSLEITTQTRSQDRLPDLAYIFAPLKHARLDYMVQKAVEMGASKLQPVFTRFTQVTRVNTERMRANVIEAAEQCGILGIAEVAGPVALDRFLGQRKAGRLLVFCDEATDVADPLQLLSGEKAASGIDVLIGPEGGFAEEERAILQRQPHTLRLSLGPRILRADTAGVAALALVQAALGDWGSDPAADREANR; the protein is encoded by the coding sequence ATGCCTTCGCACGACTTTCGCAGACCCCGCCTGTTCGTGGACACAGCGCTCGAAAGCGGCATTACGGTCACGCTCGAGCGCGACCAGAGTAACTATCTCGGCAACGTGCTGAGGCTTGCAGCCGGCGACAGCGTTCTCGTCTTCAACGGGCGGGACGGCGAATGGCAGGCCGCGATCTCGGGCCGCAAGCGGCCCGACAGTCTGGAAATTACAACGCAGACCCGGTCGCAGGATCGCTTGCCGGATCTCGCTTATATTTTTGCCCCACTCAAGCACGCCCGGCTCGATTACATGGTCCAGAAGGCCGTGGAAATGGGGGCTTCAAAGCTGCAACCCGTGTTCACGCGATTTACGCAAGTGACGCGCGTCAATACCGAACGGATGCGCGCCAATGTCATCGAGGCCGCCGAGCAATGCGGCATTCTCGGCATCGCTGAGGTCGCAGGGCCGGTTGCCCTAGACCGCTTCCTCGGCCAGCGCAAGGCCGGGCGCCTTCTGGTTTTTTGCGATGAAGCGACCGACGTCGCAGACCCGTTGCAACTCCTGTCGGGCGAAAAAGCGGCTTCAGGAATCGACGTCCTGATCGGGCCTGAAGGCGGCTTTGCCGAGGAGGAGCGCGCCATCCTGCAGCGCCAGCCACACACCTTAAGGCTTTCGCTCGGGCCCCGCATCCTGCGGGCCGATACCGCAGGCGTCGCGGCGCTCGCGCTGGTGCAGGCAGCGCTCGGCGACTGGGGCAGCGACCCGGCGGCGGACCGGGAGGCCAATCGTTAA